The Periplaneta americana isolate PAMFEO1 chromosome 14, P.americana_PAMFEO1_priV1, whole genome shotgun sequence region gcaacacagtccatgcatacaaggcgagcagtagcaacacagtccgtgCATACAACGCGAGCAATAGCAACAGAGGCTATGCAtacaacgcgagcagtagcaacacagtccatgcatacgacgcgagcagtagcaacacagtccgtgCATACAACGCGaccagtagcaacacagtccgtgCATACGACGCGGGCAGTAACAACACAGtacatgcatacgacgcgagcactAGGAACACAGTCCACGCAtacaacgcgagcagtagcaacacagtccgtgcatacgacgcgagcagtaacaacacagtccgtgcatacaacgcgagcagtagcaacacagaccATGCATACAACGCGAGTACTAGCAACACAGTCCGTGCATACAAcacgagcagtagcaacacagtccatgcatacgacgcgagcagtagcaacacagtccgtgcatacaacgcgagcagtagcaacacagtccgtgcatacgacgcgagcagtaacAACACAGtacatgcatacgacgcgagcactaggaacacagtccatgcatacaacgcgagcagtagcaacacagtccgtgcatacgacgcgagcagtaacaacacagtccgtgcatacaacgcgagcagtagcaacacagaccATGCATACAACGCGAGTACTAGCAACACAGTCCGTGCATACAAcacgagcagtagcaacacagtccgtgcatacgacgcgagcagtagcaacacagtccgtgcatacaacgcgagcagtaacaacacagtccgtgcatacaacgcgagcagtagcaacacagtccgtgcatacaacgcgagcagtagcaacagagGCTATGCAtacaacgcgagcagtagcaacacagtccatgcatacaaggcgagcagtagcaacacaggccatgcatacaacgcgagcagtagcaactcAGTccgtgcatacgacgcgagcagtagtaACACAGTCCaagcatacgacgcgagcagtagcaacataaTCCGTGCAtacaacgcgagcagtagcaacactgtccgtgcatacgacgcgagcagtaacaacacagtccatgcatacgacgcgagcactagcaacacagtccatgcatgcaacgcgagcagtagcaacacagtccatgcataagACGCGAGCAGTAACAACACAGTCCGTGCAtacaacgcgagcagtagcaacacagtccatgcatacaacgcgagcagtagcaacacagtccgtgcatacgacgcgagcagtaacAATACAGTCCGTGCATagaacgcgagcagtagcaacagagGCTATGCAtacaacgcgagcagtagcaacacagtccatgcacacaacgcgagcagtagcaacacagtccgtgcatacaacgcgagcagtagcaacacagtccatgcatacaacgcgagcagtagcaacacagtcaatgcatacaacgcgagcagtagcaacacagtccgtgcatacaacgcgagcagtagcaacacagtccatgcatacgacgcgagcactagcaacacagtccatgcatacaacgcgagcagtagcaacacagtccgtgcatacgacgcgagcagtagcaacacagtccatgcatacaacgcgagcagtagcaacacagtccatgcatacgacgcgagcagtagcaacacagtccgtgcatacaacgcgagcagtagcaacacagtccatgcatacaacgcgagcagtagcaataCAGTCTATGCAtacaacgcgagcagtagcaacacagtccatgcatacgacgcgagcagtagcaacacagtccgtgCATACAACGctagcagtagcaacacagtccatgcatacgacgcgagcaatagcaacacagtccatgcatacgtcGTGAGCGGTAGCatcacagtccatgcatacgtcgcgagcagtagcaacacagtccatgcatacgacgtgagcagtagcaacacagtccatgcatacgacgcgagcagtagcaacacagtccatgcatacgacgcgagcagtagcaataCAGTCCGTGCAtacaacgcgagcagtagcaacacagtccatgcatacgacgcgagaagtagcaacacagtccgtgCATACAACGcgaacagtagcaacacagtccatgcatacaacgcgagcagtagcaacatagTCCGTGCAtacaacgcgagcagtagcaacacagtccatagatacgacgcgagcagtagcaacacagtccgtgcatacgacgcgagcagtagcaacacagtccgtgcatacgacgcgagcagtagcaacacagtccatgcatacgtcgtgagcagtagcaacacagtccatgcatacgtcgcgagcagtagcaacacagtccttGCATACGAcgtgagcagtagcaacacagtccatgcatacgacgcgagcagtagcaacacagtccatgcatacgacgcgagcagtagcaacacagtccgtgcatacaacgcgagcagtagcaactcagtccatgcatacgacgcgagcagtagcaacacagtccgtgtatacaacgcgagcagtagcaacacagtccatgcatacaacgcgagcagtagcaacacagtccatgcatacaacgcgagcagtagcaacagagTCCGTGCAtacaacgcgagcagtagcaacacagtccatgcatacgacgcgagcagtagcaacacagtccgtgcatacaacgcgagcagtagcaactcagtccatgcatacgacgcgagcagtagcaacacagtccgtgcatacgacgcgagcagtagcaacacagtccgtgcatacaacgcgagcagtagcaacacagtccatgcatacaacgcgagcagtagcaacatagTCCGTGCAtacaacgcgagcagtagcaacacagtccgtgcatacaacgcgagcagtagcaacatagTCCGTGCAtacaacgcgagcagtagcaacacagtccgtgcatacaacgcgagcagtagcaacacagtccttgcatacgacgcgagcagtagcaacacagtccgtgcatacaacgcgagcagtagcaacacaggccatgcatacaacgcgagcagtagcaactcAGTccgtgcatacgacgcgagcagtagcaacacagtccatgcatacaacgcgagcagtagcaactcagtccatgcatacgacgcgagcagtagcaacacagtccatgcatacaacgcgagcagtagcaacataatccgtgcatacgacgcgagcagtagcaacacagttcaTGCATACTAAACTTCAGGGACAGCGCATACAGTTCCGCCGTCTAGTTATAACCAACTAGCATTTATATTGACTTTAGTtaagttatataaatagaaaggttaaataaaattattattgcaaGGGCATAATATTTGTCTGGTTAGCTCCTTTATCAATGCAGTTATAAATTTAAAGCTTAGTAAAAGATGCTAGGAAAATTAAAAAGGATCTGTCGTAATTCTATTTATTTCAAGAAGCGCTATATTTATAGgtataatttaaacaaaatttatttagtacaaaaaattcataataatatcaaataagTATTTTTTCCGAAATATAAGACGACGAGTACCGTAACAACGAGAcattaatttctcaattccaatAGCAATagtatattttctctctttccatCAAAAAGTGAGGGCCTTTGGTAAGAAATTAGTAACAGTTCTGGCGGTTTATTTACTCGTTATTAAAACAATTGAATCAAATTAACAATCGACATACACAGTTGCAACTTAATGacaaattagaaatatgttaGTATTATGCTATTTAACAATAggctaataattttataaatatttacccCCACTTCAGCTCACTGAGAACATATTTAGTGAAATGAGAAATAATATGGTGTTATCATTtagataaaattatgtaaaatattcttTGCCTATAAATACAAGAAATGAGATAATGCCTCTTTATGTATATTAACATAAATCATTTTCTTTATGATAgtttgttgttattttattttagagtAATTGATACATCTGTTGATATATCGAATCGAAATTCACATAGCTTCCTCAGTTGTTGGTAGCTCAGTCCAATGCAGCCATGTCCTTAAGACATCAGAAATCAGCGAGGGAAAATTGTTGTTGCGTTAGTAACTTAAAATCTGGCGAAATCTTGCCAAGTTGTATACCCTTCTCGATCAGTCGCTTTCCTGCGTTCATCTGCTTCTTTGCAGGCGAATTCGTTCCGAATGTTCCTATGAAGGAGATTCCGATGCTGCGGTTGTTGTAGCCGTCCAGAAACTCTCCTTCGGTGTCCCAGCCTCGCCCCACGTACACGTTGCCGTCTCCACCTAGCAGGAAGCTGTAGCCGATGTCATTCCATCCCTTGTTGTGGATGTGGCAATTCTGGGTGTAACGTACCAGTGGGATGCATTCTAACTTTGTTGAGCAGTTTGTGGTGTCTGTGTCCAGCATCAACACGTATGGCACCGGATGGTGGAGTGGTGTTCCCTCATCGGTTGGTGGTTTTGCCTGCCATTCATTTCTACTCACAATATGAAGCTTCCCGTATGACAGCCTTTCCCttcctgtaaaaaaataaaataaaatatttgaacactagccgtacccgtgcgctccgctgcacctgttagaaataaatataaataattatataattaaaataggacgtttgatccagggaacattcgtgtttgttagaaggataaatcgtttaatatgttagttgattgaaattgtatttaaataattaaattgcgatcattttgatccagagagcactcatttggtgcaatgacaataacTTTAACATCTTTATttgctactagccgtacccgtgcgctccgctacacccgttagaaataaatataaagtaattacgtaattaaaataggacatttgatccagggaagattcgtgtttgatagaaggataaatcgtttaatatgttacttaatttaaattgtatttaaataattaaaatgcgatcattttggtccagagaccactcatttggtgcaatgacaattcctttaacatgtttcttaatttttattacatgcatccatattttaatgaagactgacatatcatttagatttaatgtgtatactttattttacttgctatatgtttccattgaattatgataataacttaattttaacccttgttttctacgtattcagtaaatggctcttgggccactatggttctgaacccttcaaataacttatattatattatattatattatattatattatattatattatattatattatattatattatattatattatattatattatattatattatataaaaatgtgttgatgaCGGATGTACACcggtaagtaagtttttaatttgttatgggggctcttgaatctcaggaggtacaaattttattttacatcagcgcaacataatctgcttggctcattacccaatttttttgcattgcatttaatgcatatgtattttatgtattttaacatgattcaattgagcatagttataatttggattataaaataatggaatgctaagctaacatattattactgcatactaagtcaatacactcttgtggttcgttaattctctgagataaacattattttaagaaatacaggaaacgaatacacagaatagcctatcaagttgtttgtgcataagaagctattttaatcttacctgtcctcaattcactccgaagttactgtaataacattatagcattatgtacatATAGActaactacactttccaattgtgaaataataattaattatacaaatcggttactttagcttccgatattacttcatacaaacacagaaacattctctgtaggctatgattcatagctttcgattgtagttgaccaaggccccttatagacgaattcatttgtttatttcattacaccgccttagatggcagttattttaattttgaaactcatttatctcattaaatatcagttctatcaacatttttcaaagaataaaacttatcggaaatgatttttaaagaaatttgtgatatgtagcatttttcacaaaaatcaataataagcgagatatttcgatttatttaattcagacccccttataaccccctttttaaataatgtattttgaatgccatatagcctaaaatctaaattacaacgaacttaatttatattccaatttttatcgaaatcggttcaggcattatcgcgtgaaaaggtaacaaacatacagacagacagacatacaaaccaaaatttcaaaaaagcgattttcggtttcagggtggttaattatatatgttaggaccaattatttttggaaaattgaaaattaccagaaaaatttcggctacagatttgttattagtatagattacatgcaactatagtttaatgaatattgacatatcatttagttttaatgtgtaaactttatattacttgctatatggttccattgaattatggtaataacttaattttaaccattgttttctacgtcttcagtaaatggcgcttggcccactatggttctgaacccttcaaataacttaaatagtgatacagcataaacagtgatatgtaattatatttctttcttttgaaaatgtaagaattcacgatctcctatgtaccattgccatggaatgaataaatgtgttttttgttcctactcaaaaattttatattttgcacatgggaattactgcaggaacaacaacgctacaatctgaggcggcggtgaaaacatattgtattgttatttaaaatgtctatcagacctaccaaattttgcatagaataaaagttatcggaaataatttttaaagacacttttgttatgtaacatttttaacaaaaaagcaataataagcgagatatttcgatttaattcaggccccgttaaatgaagtattttgaatgccatatagcctaaaatctaaattacaacgaacttaatttatatttcaatttttatcgaaattcgttcagccattatcgcgtgaaaaggtaacaaacatctagacagacagacatacaaacaaaaacttcaaaaaagcaattttcggtctcaggatgaatgttaacagaattatttttggaaaagcgaaaattaccagaaaattttcggttacatatattattatattatattatattatattatattatattatattatattatattatattatattatattatataaaaagtgcgttgataacggatgtactccgataagaaagtttttaatttgttgtgggggctcttgaatctcagaagcaacaacttttacaacagcgcaacataatctgcttggctcattacccaatttttttgcattgaatttattgcatatatagtctattttatgtattttaacacgattcgattgagcatagttaaaatttgaattataaagtaatggattgctaagctaacgtcctattactgcatactaaatcaatacactctcgttgttcgttaattctctgtgattaaaatgagtgtgtacataaatattattttaagaaatacagaaaacgaatgtacaaaatagcctatcaaattttctgtgcataagaagctattttaatcttacctgtcctcgatttactaagaagttactgtaataacattatagcagtatgtccatctagagaaactacactttccaatggtgaaataataattaattatacaaatcggttaatttagcttccgatattacttcatacaaacacagaaacattgtctgtaggctaagtttaatagcattaagtacgagaaaaattcgtaccggcaccgggaatcgaacccaggacctctcagctgtgcgcgctgagtgctcttaaccaactgagcaaTGACGGGACTCGATCCACGACGCCGGCCggactcctctcgtagtattatgttacggccttactacctgcatttaagacgatacatatatgacgtgtatcgtcttaaacgcaggtagtaaggccgtaacataatactatgagaggagttcggccggcgtcatGGATCGTGTCCCGAGAttgctcagttggttaagagcactcagcgcgcacagctgagaggtcctgggttcgattcccggtgccggtacgaatttttctcgtacttaatggtgataaaacaaactgactagttcacactagtcatgtaatatgcaatgaggtgggcgagacctcattcatattcgatacataagtttaatagctttcgattgttctgtccaaggcccctttttcgattgttgttgtccaaggccccttatagacgaagtcatttgttatttcattgcatcgtcttagatggcgttattttaattttaaaactcatttatctcattaaatatcagtcctatcaaaattttgtaaagaataaaacttatcgtaaatcatttttaaagaaacttttgttatgtaacatttttcacaaaaatcaataataaacgagatatttcgatttagttAATTCAGGGCCCCATATAAccgccttttaaataaagtattgtgaatgctatatagcctaaaatctaagttacaacgaacttaatttatattccaattttcatataaatcggttcagccattatcgcgtgaaaaggtaacaaacatacacacagacatacaagcaaaaatttcaaaactgcgattttcgttttcagggtggttaattatatatgttaggaccaattatttttgtaaaatcgaaaattaccagaaaaatttcggctacagatttattattagtatagataacgtcCAGAACATTATATCGCTAGTTGTTATCGGCTCAGCAATGGCTGCTACAGAAAGCCATGCCCTTTGTGGAATAATGAATATTGTTGTCTCCATGGTTACTTATCACATTATGTTTCCAACAAATGAAGTCTACTATACCGAATTCAGTTCCACTACAAGAGACAAATGAAGCATTTGCTGTCAGATATTTCTATAGTCTTTTGAGAAAAGCTTTAATTACCTGCCAAAATAACACAGCGTGTCTCTAAAAAATGTTAACTTTATATTGGTAGTGATTTCACACAACTTATAAACACTAACTTCAGAATTTTTCCACTTGTTCACCACCGCGTTCAACACCTGTAAGAAAACTTTCCCATGTGGTATGCAGAGCTTGGATGCATATTTCTTGTAGGATTATTGAAATTACATCTGTTGCTCTTTCTGTCGCTTATTGTCAACATTACTTAGTGGTTTAGTTGCATATACACGATCTTTCAGCATGCCCCATAGCCAAAAATCGCAGGGAGTAAGATGCAGCGAACGTGTTGGCCACTGCATTGGTCCTCCTTTACCAATCCATCTTGTTGAAATGATTCGTTCGGACATCCCGAGCAAAGTGCTGTGGAGCACCATCCAATAGTTTTCCATACAGTTGACCTATTTGGACTGTATTGTTTGATTTGCTTGGATACGTATGAGAGGCTTTTGTATAGAAACTATGTTTTCAAGAGATCAGCCTGTTCACTTTGTAATTGTGAGCAACTGATCTGGTTTCGAACAATTTGTAATAAATGCGGTAAGTGATTAATCTAGATCAGGCCTGCTCAAACGGCGCACATTGAGCACtgccgctccttcggagcggaagagccggaaaggtacgtcggaatggcgtatgcctgctataggtagaggatagtccacgcagttATCTGCtatagtgtgtattatcagtagctatttcactttccctatctacggctacatattGGAGGAATCTAAAGGGCGGAAAAGTGGTCATTAGGCAAATTCTTTAAATATttcatgggaaaatgcttatttttttcacagcagcttcCACAAAAGTTCGAAAGCAACagaaaaacataatacaatgcgtcattactagtccacacatagagatacgatggttttattggtgaagatcgcagtaaaaaggttcaagagttgaaagttgcattattacatgaggtagagtacgttagaatttattaatcttcaacaatttaaacatctctcttcagggaaaaggctagctcattgttgatatgttgaataaattacgagatttcagtcgtaaacttacacttttcgtaagtcagtttcgggaaggtaatatggctcactttccaacgatagaaactgcccgtgatgaagccatgttaaacgattatgtgcaaatatgaattgaaattcaaaatgaatttaattctaggttccaagctcttgtcttaattggaaagaagtttaaagttatcataataaattccttcaacaccagttgaaacagtgtcataagatttacagcttgaacttactgGTCTTCAATGTGGACTAAGGACTAAAGACcgttttgaataatactactagtctggttgagttttacaagactaaatctcagcaataatatccacgactacacaagctggctgtgaaaatgattgctatgtttggctcaacatttatatttgtaagcaactgttttctattatcaactttaataaaggcagacatcgaacatctgtaactgatgtttcattacgatcagtagactactgttcctttcagctgccaacagcataaaaccccattttgatgtaggcctactgataaataaaaatataacaaaatgatattgcatatttaagtagctatagaatttctattatttctgtaaaataaatatttctttattaattaataatagtcaagatagttttgtaaacactgaacgggaattcatttcatgaacactcgtactagtac contains the following coding sequences:
- the LOC138713490 gene encoding peptidoglycan-recognition protein SC2-like, which translates into the protein MGSIYSPTTKPYVSKPQLSTLRGSSPLHRKPMFYLGILLTAGLLGLIVFLIVYFTMSEGRERLSYGKLHIVSRNEWQAKPPTDEGTPLHHPVPYVLMLDTDTTNCSTKLECIPLVRYTQNCHIHNKGWNDIGYSFLLGGDGNVYVGRGWDTEGEFLDGYNNRSIGISFIGTFGTNSPAKKQMNAGKRLIEKGIQLGKISPDFKLLTQQQFSLADF